Proteins encoded in a region of the Nicotiana tomentosiformis chromosome 9, ASM39032v3, whole genome shotgun sequence genome:
- the LOC104096283 gene encoding acylamino-acid-releasing enzyme-like isoform X1, with the protein MESAEASPLKRYPLGLDETSEEEYSSQSTLLQDFASIPTIDKAWTFTSTSGSQCMFSISQSNLLANKNRRYILSSHISKGSTNGVSFQWAAFPIEMPSGSIMVPSPSGSKLLVVRNPENDSPTKFEIWSPSQVEKEFHVPLSVHGSVYSDGWFEGISWNNDENFIAYVAEGPTPSKPVFNHLGYKKGNSTDKECGSWKGQGDWEEDWGETYPGKTEPAIFVIDVNSGEVHPVEGTRKLSVGQVVWAPASGSLQQYLVFVGWPSDTRKLGIKYCYNRPCALYAVRAPFSKSEDHQSGTNASEEASPVKLTQRISSAFFPRFSPDGKALVFLSAKSSVDSWVHSATQSLHRIDWSPDVKPSPDADIVDVVPVVMCPEDGCFPGLYCFNLLRKPWLSDGYTMILSSVWGSTEVILSVNVLSGKVSRISPENSNFSWSLLALDGNNIVAVCSSPADVPEIKYGSLVVKSSAEASWSWLDISSPIYRCSEKVISLLSSCQFSIIKIPVRDDSGNLTKGAGNPYEAIFVSSKSKSHNLCDPLIVVLHGGPHFISLSSFSKSLAFLSSIGYSLLIVNYRGSLGFGEEALQSLPGKIGSQDVNDVLAAIDHAVNMGLADPAKIAVLGGSHGGFLTTHLIGQAPDKFAAAATRNPVCSLPLMVGTADIPDWCYAETFGKQGKLMYAEAPSSEHLAVFHSKSPISHISKVKTPILFLLGAKDLRVPICTGLQYARALKEKGTEVKVLVFPEDNHAIDRPQSDFESFLNIGVWFKKHCK; encoded by the exons ATGGAAAGTGCTGAAGCCAGCCCTCTCAAAAGATACCCTCTAGGTTTGGATGAAACCTCAGAGGAAGAATACTCTTCTCAGTCTACTTTGCTCCAAGATTTTGCTAGTATCCCTACCATTGACAAGGCATGGACTTTCACATCTACCAGTG GTTCTCAGTGTATGTTCTCAATCAGCCAGTCAAATCTCCTTGCCAACAAAAACAGGAGATACATATTATCTAGTCATATTTCGAAGGGAAGTACAAATGGTGTAAGCTTTCAATGGGCTGCCTTCCCTATTGAGATGCCTAGCGGGTCGATAATGGTTCCATCACCTTCAGGTTCAAAGCTTCTTGTTGTTAGAAATCCTGAAAATGATTCTCCAACCAAATTCGAGATTTGGAGTCCATCTCAAGTCGAGAAGGAGTTTCATGTCCCGCTCTCTGTCCATGGCTCTGTATATTCGGATGGATG GTTTGAGGGAATTTCTTGGAATAATGATGAAAACTTTATTGCGTACGTCGCTGAGGGGCCGACTCCCTCTAAGCCCGTGTTTAATCATTTAGGGTACAAGAAAGGGAATTCTACAGATAAGGAATGTGGTAGCTGGAAAGGTCAAGGTGATTGGGAAGAGGACTGGGGGGAAACTTACCCTGGAAAAACAGAACCTGCTATTTTTGTTATCGATGTTAACAG TGGAGAAGTACATCCTGTTGAAGGAACAAGGAAACTTAGTGTTGGACAAGTTGTGTGGGCTCCAGCTTCGGGAAGCTTGCAACAATATCTGGTTTTTGTTGGGTGGCCATCAGATACTAGAAAGTTGGGCATTAAGTATTGCTATAATAGGCCGTGTGCGTTGTACGCTGTTAGAGCTCCATTTTCAAAATCAGAAGATCACCAATCTGG AACTAATGCAAGTGAAGAAGCATCTCCTGTTAAGCTGACACAAAGAATAAGTAGTGCATTCTTTCCTCGTTTCAG CCCAGATGGAAAGGCCCTTGTGTTTCTGTCTGCAAAAAGTTCCGTAGACTCTTGGGTACATTCTGCAACTCAATCACTTCATAGAATTGATTGGTCCCCAGATGTGAAGCCAAGTCCAGATGCTGATATTGTTGATGTG GTTCCTGTTGTGATGTGCCCCGAAGATGGCTGTTTCCCCGGCCTTTACTGTTTTAATTTGCTAAGAAAACCTTGGCTTTCTGATGGATATACCATGATTTTATCTTCTGTCTGGGGAAGCACTGAAGTAATACTTTCAGTGAATGTGTTGAG TGGAAAGGTGTCACGCATTAGCCCAGAAAATTCGAACTTTTCTTGGAGCTTGCTTGCACTAGATGGCAATAACATTGTTGCTG TCTGTAGCAGTCCCGCTGATGTTCCTGAAATCAAGTACGGTAGCCTTGTCGTAAAATCATCTGCGGAGGCCTCATGGAGTTGGCTAGATATTTCAAGTCCCATATATAGATGCTCTGAAAAG GTTATTTCTCTGCTGTCATCCTGCCAATTTAGTATTATTAAAATTCCAGTCAGAGATGACTCCGGGAACCTTACAAAAG GTGCCGGCAACCCATATGAGGCTATCTTCGTATCCTCCAAGTCTAAGAGCCATAATCTGTGTGATCCGCTAATCGTTGTCCTTCATGGGGGTCCTCACTTCATTTCATTATCAAGCTTCTCTAAGTCCTTAGCTTTCCTTTCCTCAATTGGTTATAGCTTGTTGATTGTTAATTATAG AGGCTCCTTGGGATTTGGTGAGGAAGCACTGCAATCTCTTCCAGGGAAAATTGGATCACAG GATGTTAATGATGTGCTAGCTGCTATAGATCATGCTGTTAATATGGGACTCGCAGATCCAGCTAAAATAGCCGTGCTTGGCGGCTCCCATGGTGGATTCTTGACGACACACTTGATCGGCCAG GCGCCAGACAAGTTTGCTGCAGCAGCTACAAGGAATCCTGTTTGCAGCCTTCCTTTGATGGTTGGTACAGCTGATATCCCTGATTGGTGCTATGCGGAGACGTTTGGAAAACAGGGAAAATTGATGTATGCTGAAGCTCCTTCATCTGAACACCTTGCTGTCTTTCACAGCAAATCACCGATATCACACATCTCCAAG GTCAAAACTCCTATACTCTTCCTGTTAGGTGCCAAGGACCTCCGTGTACCAATATGTACAGGATTGCAA TATGCACGTGCATTGAAGGAGAAAGGAACTGAGGTCAAAGTGCTGGTATTTCCCGAGGACAATCACGCAATTGATAG ACCACAGTCTGACTTCGAAAGCTTTCTTAATATTGGAGTGTGGTTTAAGAAGCATTGCAAATAG
- the LOC104096283 gene encoding acylamino-acid-releasing enzyme-like isoform X2 has protein sequence MESAEASPLKRYPLGLDETSEEEYSSQSTLLQDFASIPTIDKAWTFTSTSGSQCMFSISQSNLLANKNRRYILSSHISKGSTNGVSFQWAAFPIEMPSGSIMVPSPSGSKLLVVRNPENDSPTKFEIWSPSQVEKEFHVPLSVHGSVYSDGWFEGISWNNDENFIAYVAEGPTPSKPVFNHLGYKKGNSTDKECGSWKGQGDWEEDWGETYPGKTEPAIFVIDVNSGEVHPVEGTRKLSVGQVVWAPASGSLQQYLVFVGWPSDTRKLGIKYCYNRPCALYAVRAPFSKSEDHQSGTNASEEASPVKLTQRISSAFFPRFSPDGKALVFLSAKSSVDSWVHSATQSLHRIDWSPDVKPSPDADIVDVVPVVMCPEDGCFPGLYCFNLLRKPWLSDGYTMILSSVWGSTEVILSVNVLSGKVSRISPENSNFSWSLLALDGNNIVAVCSSPADVPEIKYGSLVVKSSAEASWSWLDISSPIYRCSEKVISLLSSCQFSIIKIPVRDDSGNLTKGAGNPYEAIFVSSKSKSHNLCDPLIVVLHGGPHFISLSSFSKSLAFLSSIGYSLLIVNYRGSLGFGEEALQSLPGKIGSQDVNDVLAAIDHAVNMGLADPAKIAVLGGSHGGFLTTHLIGQAPDKFAAAATRNPVCSLPLMVGTADIPDWCYAETFGKQGKLMYAEAPSSEHLAVFHSKSPISHISKVKTPILFLLGAKDLRVPICTGLQVCIIMYSRGQWRSQKCFQGCSDLKELKKILNKGRSIYILYI, from the exons ATGGAAAGTGCTGAAGCCAGCCCTCTCAAAAGATACCCTCTAGGTTTGGATGAAACCTCAGAGGAAGAATACTCTTCTCAGTCTACTTTGCTCCAAGATTTTGCTAGTATCCCTACCATTGACAAGGCATGGACTTTCACATCTACCAGTG GTTCTCAGTGTATGTTCTCAATCAGCCAGTCAAATCTCCTTGCCAACAAAAACAGGAGATACATATTATCTAGTCATATTTCGAAGGGAAGTACAAATGGTGTAAGCTTTCAATGGGCTGCCTTCCCTATTGAGATGCCTAGCGGGTCGATAATGGTTCCATCACCTTCAGGTTCAAAGCTTCTTGTTGTTAGAAATCCTGAAAATGATTCTCCAACCAAATTCGAGATTTGGAGTCCATCTCAAGTCGAGAAGGAGTTTCATGTCCCGCTCTCTGTCCATGGCTCTGTATATTCGGATGGATG GTTTGAGGGAATTTCTTGGAATAATGATGAAAACTTTATTGCGTACGTCGCTGAGGGGCCGACTCCCTCTAAGCCCGTGTTTAATCATTTAGGGTACAAGAAAGGGAATTCTACAGATAAGGAATGTGGTAGCTGGAAAGGTCAAGGTGATTGGGAAGAGGACTGGGGGGAAACTTACCCTGGAAAAACAGAACCTGCTATTTTTGTTATCGATGTTAACAG TGGAGAAGTACATCCTGTTGAAGGAACAAGGAAACTTAGTGTTGGACAAGTTGTGTGGGCTCCAGCTTCGGGAAGCTTGCAACAATATCTGGTTTTTGTTGGGTGGCCATCAGATACTAGAAAGTTGGGCATTAAGTATTGCTATAATAGGCCGTGTGCGTTGTACGCTGTTAGAGCTCCATTTTCAAAATCAGAAGATCACCAATCTGG AACTAATGCAAGTGAAGAAGCATCTCCTGTTAAGCTGACACAAAGAATAAGTAGTGCATTCTTTCCTCGTTTCAG CCCAGATGGAAAGGCCCTTGTGTTTCTGTCTGCAAAAAGTTCCGTAGACTCTTGGGTACATTCTGCAACTCAATCACTTCATAGAATTGATTGGTCCCCAGATGTGAAGCCAAGTCCAGATGCTGATATTGTTGATGTG GTTCCTGTTGTGATGTGCCCCGAAGATGGCTGTTTCCCCGGCCTTTACTGTTTTAATTTGCTAAGAAAACCTTGGCTTTCTGATGGATATACCATGATTTTATCTTCTGTCTGGGGAAGCACTGAAGTAATACTTTCAGTGAATGTGTTGAG TGGAAAGGTGTCACGCATTAGCCCAGAAAATTCGAACTTTTCTTGGAGCTTGCTTGCACTAGATGGCAATAACATTGTTGCTG TCTGTAGCAGTCCCGCTGATGTTCCTGAAATCAAGTACGGTAGCCTTGTCGTAAAATCATCTGCGGAGGCCTCATGGAGTTGGCTAGATATTTCAAGTCCCATATATAGATGCTCTGAAAAG GTTATTTCTCTGCTGTCATCCTGCCAATTTAGTATTATTAAAATTCCAGTCAGAGATGACTCCGGGAACCTTACAAAAG GTGCCGGCAACCCATATGAGGCTATCTTCGTATCCTCCAAGTCTAAGAGCCATAATCTGTGTGATCCGCTAATCGTTGTCCTTCATGGGGGTCCTCACTTCATTTCATTATCAAGCTTCTCTAAGTCCTTAGCTTTCCTTTCCTCAATTGGTTATAGCTTGTTGATTGTTAATTATAG AGGCTCCTTGGGATTTGGTGAGGAAGCACTGCAATCTCTTCCAGGGAAAATTGGATCACAG GATGTTAATGATGTGCTAGCTGCTATAGATCATGCTGTTAATATGGGACTCGCAGATCCAGCTAAAATAGCCGTGCTTGGCGGCTCCCATGGTGGATTCTTGACGACACACTTGATCGGCCAG GCGCCAGACAAGTTTGCTGCAGCAGCTACAAGGAATCCTGTTTGCAGCCTTCCTTTGATGGTTGGTACAGCTGATATCCCTGATTGGTGCTATGCGGAGACGTTTGGAAAACAGGGAAAATTGATGTATGCTGAAGCTCCTTCATCTGAACACCTTGCTGTCTTTCACAGCAAATCACCGATATCACACATCTCCAAG GTCAAAACTCCTATACTCTTCCTGTTAGGTGCCAAGGACCTCCGTGTACCAATATGTACAGGATTGCAA GTTTGTATTATCATGTATAGTCGAGGGCAATGGCGAAGCCAGAAATGTTTCCAAGGGTGTTCAGACTTGAAAGAACTAAAAAAAATTCTCAACAAAGGGCGttcaatatatattttatacatcTAA